A region of the Triplophysa rosa linkage group LG5, Trosa_1v2, whole genome shotgun sequence genome:
CTGCCCCAGTTGTCATACAGGGGAAGAGTGCTTATTGTGAATAATTTGGCAGCTTCCATGATGTGGCATCGCTTAAGTGTGCTGGACCCTCCAAAAGATTTGTTGCAACGCTTGCAGAAGATTTTTGTGGACTTCTTTTGGGAAGGTTATCATTGGCTGCCCCCAGCGGTTCCGTATCTATCAGTCAATGAAGGGGGTCAGGGGTTGATCGATTTAACAGCCAAGGTCAAAGCCATGAGGTTAAAGACTGTTCAAAACTTACTGTACCCTGTTGAATTCAGGTCATGGGTGTCCTTTGGTCTGGATTTGCTCAGAACTTTTGGCGGGTTTCGTCTTGATATACAGCTGTTTTTAATGGCTTGTCAGGGTGCACATTTTATGTCTGATGTGACCTTTTATGATTCAGTGGTAAAATCTTGGGCACTTTTTAAAATACTTGGGCAAGAATATCAAGATTTTGGCCTAAATGAGCCACTGTTTCATAATTCCTTTTTAGGTGATGAATTTTGTACATCTAACACAATGGTGCAATCTTTTATGAAAAGAGGATTGACCAAAGTGGCACATTTGGTTGATTTTTCCTCCAGAACATGGAGGTCAATAGTGGACATCTGTGGTCAAGTGGGTTTTAGATCGATCAGAACAGTAGAGAGGTTCATAGAGGGGTTGAAAGCAGCCTTTCCCCCCTCACTCCTCCAGTTTGTAAACTGTTTTCTGTCAGGAGGTTCCTCCAATTGCTCTTTTCCCAAGTTGATTGTGTCCCCAAGAGTCTGTTGTTCAGAAGATGATCGTAAAGGGAAACTGTTAACTTTTAAAAGGCTGCAAGATTTTGATTTCCAGACAGCAGGAAAAAAAGAACTTTATATGACTTGTGTGAAAGCAGATTATTTTGAGAACATTAAGGATAGATGTGGTACAAAATGGAGGGATTTTTTAACAGTTTCTGCTGATCTTTCTCCTTCCTGGAAGCTTTTTTATAAAGGCCCACTTCCTAAAAGGTCTGGGGATTTACAGTGGAGAATACTGCATTGTGCTTTGCCAAAAAACAACCACGTTGCCAAGTTTAATCCTAATGTTTCAGCAGCTTGCTTTTTCTGTTCTGCACCAGAAACGGTTTTCCATGCTTTTACTGAATGTTCTAGATTGGATCCGCTGTTTACATTGCTGGAAAGAATACTTAAGGGATtgggttttgtttttaacaggACACTTTTTGTGTATGGCTGTAAATATTCAAAAACGTACAACCAGCAGAGTACTGTGGCAAATTTTGTAATTGACCAAGCCAAGCTAGCCGTTTGGAAGTCTTGTAGGCTGGCTGCTGAAGGGCGAAATATCAATGTTCTTCAACTGTTCACTAATCTGCTCGAATCTAGAATTCGACCAGAGTTGAATCTAGAACATTCTTGAATTTGAGTTCAAGTAGTGTATTAATGGAGCTTTATTGTCTCTCTGTGAAGATGGGGAGATTTTGTTAACTGGTGATGTGTGTTTGCTAGGCtctatttatttagtattgttattattatgaggtttttttttttttttcttccctcTTTCTTTTCCCTTGATTacattatgttgtattttgtttgggGGATAATGCTTGTTTTTAGGAAACCGTTTTAATAAAGTGTGttaaaagtctctctctctctctagcgtTACTCTGTTGCTGTGTATCTGGTGCGTGTGGTTTCCTCTCAGGAGTTGTTAACTCGGTTGCGCAGATCATCAGTGGAGAGTCTGGAGCTCTGCCGGCAGCGAGGTGACGACATTCatcattcatcatttacatttacagacatatatttcaatttcaaggtactttattggcatgattgcgtgttcttacaatattgccaaagcattgaacatataacaaaagacattaagTACAAGCGtgagattaaaattaaactaaagtgctgagtaaggcataaatatagattgaaatataaaatagagtatatgtaagtaaaccaatgaaatatggaaataaaatctcaatatcaacaGTAGATGTgaggcagaaacatgagaatgtaatGAAGTCAAGAGTGCAGATGTGCAGTGATTGTAGCAgatgaaggcagtagtttgtgcagctgatagatgaatgaagcagcagctgatgtgtgtctcttctccccACTAACATCTGCATTCGCTCGGTTTCTCAACACCTATCAAACTCTGGCATGACCTTTGACAttgtgtgaaagtgtttctctctcacacctTTAAATGGATCACAATCAGTCTCCACCTCAGCAGTGTCACAGTGGGCACAGActccatgtttgtgtgtgtctgcctctctctacggccagactgtgatcactgagtctgtGTTCGCTCAGGATCCGTCTCTGTTTCACATCTCCAACAGTGTAGACATCATCTGACACATTCTATTGTCTGTTTAGGGTCCGATAGCATTCTagtttactttggtttttactttccttttcccAATGATCTCAATATAACTTTTGACTTTCTctgatcatttggtttattctgatttggttctgttcggTTGTGCCGGTGTGAAGGTTCAGAGGCAGCTGGCAGAAGGGACTGGCTTTAGGTCTCAGCTCTtgggttttaagtgcttcatattgaagtgtgttaggaggacttgagttaaggtgtgtcCAGAATTGGAGAGAACGTTTCTGGATGTGTATTATCAGAAGGTATCTGCCTAATTCATATCTGCTGAAGAAAACAGCCCAGCACAAGCCGCTTCACAGTTGAAGAGTCCTTCACTTGTGACATGTCTACTTAAAGTATTAGAAATATAAATGCTGCttgcaaaaacaaatacacgtaacttactgtaaaaagCCGTAAATGCAAAAAGATGCTCTTTGTTGCCAGATTGTGTATTAATCAGCATCACCTTTACTCCTTGGATTAAGAAACAAAGCAGTCATAAATAAGACATGGtgttgcccggtttcacagacgaagcttaaagctagtcccagactaaaatgaatgtttgatctgtcttaactgaaaagaACTTGCCcttaaacatcttaaaatatgtcagtgccattgtttcgtCTCAAGAAGTCTTTTTGTCTGCATGGGTTCATCACCTATTGAAGTTatgaaaatatacatatttaaaagcTGAATTGAAATACTGCAACGAACATACAATCCCACTCATTCTGGGGTATAGAAAACATCACATCATTTGTGATATCTCGATCATTTGGAGTCAATGGATCTTTTACAGTGTGCGAGAAATTAAACTCTGATCAGGAGAATGAGATCACCACCACAGGACTACAAGTTTCACTCATGTGTCCAGTAAGACAACTTTTTTCCTTTATAACGTACAATTCTTAAACATCAATATTGATGTCATGTCTATGAATAGACATTACAGTACAGTATCTCTCTattttgtctgtctgtgtgtttctttAAAGCTGGTGAAGATGCGTATGTCAGTGGCGTGTCGAGCGCGGGGCTGTGCCCACCTGCAGTGCTTTGACGCCTCCTTCTATCTTCAAATGAATGAGAGGAAGCCCAGATGGACCTGCCCCGTGTGTCACAAATACGCCCCCTTTGATGCTCTGTGCATCGACAGGTACGCTACAGGACAAGCACActttaaatagatttattcaGACATTTATAATATTGGGATTCGTAAGATATTTAATGGTTCTGACTATATATACACTCCTGAATGTGTTTACTCGAGAGAATGTGAAAGAGGGTGTGACGCTTCTGATGTTTGTTCTCATCTCTAGTTTGCTGTGTGAAGCTCTTGAGAGTTCTGGGGAAGATGTGGAGGAGATTGAATATATGTCTGATAGCAGCTGGAAACCTGTGAGACAGGACAGAAGCGATAAAGAATCAGCTCTACATCCTCCCGAACACCGTAAGATCAGATCTCAGATCAGCTTCTCTCGGCATCTTTAAGTTATTAGTTCCGTGAATAAAAAGAACTCACGCCCAGTCAGGACCTTTAATCAAACTAAAGAGATTTTTTTATGATCACTAGTGTGTCATTTATTATTAGTACCATAGTCCGTGTGTTCTGATTATTAAATGcctttcttttttaatataatagaGGGGAATCCTTCTCCGGTGGACAGAAATGTTGTGGATCTGACTCAGGGTTCCTCTGACGATGAAGATTTCCTGAAGGAGGAGATGGTTTCTACACATTTAGAAGACAAGAAAGTACACTTCAGAAAATCTGGCATGATCAAAACTCCTCGATCCAAAAGCAGGTCTAGAACCATCATCTGAGCAGCAGttgcattttaaatgttctttatttagagttttaatactttattttgttttgtaaacttTGAATACTTGCCAATTATACAGTGTTTGTATGTTATATAATTGTTGTGGCAATAAAGTCTTATTTTACTGGAACTATTGTGCTGTGCACTCATATGTTGGGCAATATTTACTGTTTTGTCTTGGTCATTTGTACTGCTGAGTCGTGTGCTTTTGGTAGAAACAAatcaatgaataaaataatgtattaatttaCAAAGAATTTAAAATACCTACCTACTTAacaagttaaagtaaaaaatgaatgaaaatggaCAATGGCGTTAAACAAAACATTCGCCGCAATTAGTAAAGAAAAGccaaattaatgcttgaaatgaTACGATCATAAGTATTCTACTCAGAACATAAAACAACTGCGATCGGTTAAGAAATGTTAACGTGCTTTTGATTTATCCTGTAAAAGTTCTACGTGCTTTAATGTCTTGCCCGCTTCAATATGGCGGCGACGTCCTTGTGGTCTCGCGAGATCTGTGCTGCTCTCTGATATTTCCGGTAACTCGCCCGTGCCGTGAGCAGCTGGGCAAGACACAGATCAAGAAAGCTTTAATATGCTCAGATTCACTGACAGCGTTAAGGAGTATTCAGTTGGGTCAATCTAATTGCAGACAAATGTTATTATAGAAATAATGCAACTGGTATATAGACTTCATGCACAAGGCaatgttgtttcatttttgtggGTACCAGCACATGTTGGAGTGGATGGAAACGAGATGGCAGATAAACATGCTAAAAGATCGTTAATAAAAAGAATATAGAAATTGATGTAAAGATCAGCAAAGCAGAAGCAAAGACAATTATCAAACAAGCTGTTGTTAAATCTTGGCAACATAAATGGGATATGGAGAAGACAGGAAGACATTTCTATAAAATTCAGAAGAAAGTGGTTATAAAATAATGAGACCGGAAGTGATTTTAAAAGAAGAGAAGAAGTAATAATAACAAGACTAAGATTAGGACATTTATATAAAATCAGGAAACATACGCATGGATTATGTATATTTTGTGGTGAAACTGAAACAGTTGAGCATATTTAATACATTGTAAAGCATACTGTAAAGAGAGACAGATTCTGGAAACAGACAGAATTCGGCACAGATAATATTAGGTAACAAAAAATTCAGAAGAATGATAATACGTTATATAATAGACAAAGGAAATTTCataagaaaataaattattttgtttattttatgttttatttcccCCCTAGTCACTTCACACTCCAGTTCAGTTGGTGGCGGTGGTGCACCAAAAGTTGGCTTGCCCACCGCCAATAAACGTtacaagaagaagaagcagcTGGGCAAAAACTcacctcatcatcatcatcctgtACCGGGATATTCCGCTCGTCGGGCCGGTTTCTTTCACCACCGGGTTTGAACTAATTGTCACATTATTTGGTAGAGACTTTGATCGCCGACAGACGCTTTAAACCTCAGTGAACACAGACGATGCTAACAGGCTAACAGCATCCTGTAGCTCGCGCTGTGATATCAACTaatggatttcattcattaaccATTTAGAATCGTTTTATCAAGtttttatgttatatttgtGCAACGAGAGGTGAAGACATTTTGTTTAAAGAGCTTTTGTGAtgtcatgtatgtgtgtgtaagggGCAGTTAACGTTACCTGTGCCGTTTACGAGTGATTATTATATTTATGTAGTCTGTTTCCTTCAGGTGTATCATATCAGTGTTTGTGAAGTTGATAGTTGCGTTTGTTCACGCACGTGCGGTCTGAATCTGGCTTTTATATGATCGTTCTGTATAAAAAGGATCCGATCCGGACAGTAAGCAGGACACGCATGTTGGTTAGGTTTGGATCTGTAGACTGAACCTTTTAAGCTCGATGAGGAGTTTCGCATTAGAGACATTGTTAGGAGAAGCTCAGTCTGAGCTCGCCTTTTACTGCCTCGGAGATTAAAGTCCTGATTCCAGCATGGCTCCCAAAAAGAGACCTGGTCCCATAGTGATAACTGGATGTGGAGAGACCGAGACCACCTCCACGCCCATCGATGCTGCGTCAGAGTGAGATGCAGAGCGATGTACAGTCTTAACCAGTCTATcgttatttctcatgaaaaCTAACTCTCTTTCTGGTTACGCCAGAGCAAACATCGAAGCCCTTCAGAAGAAGTTAGAGGAGCTTGACTTGGATGAGCAGCAGAAGAAGCGTCTGGAGGCGTTCCTCACACAGAAAGCCAATCTGGGTGAACTGAAGGACGACGATTTCCAGCACATCTGTGAACTGGGAGCAGGGAATGGAGGTGTGGTCAATAAAGTGTGTCACAAGCCCTCCGGTCTCGTCATGGCCAGAAAGGTGAAGTTCAACATCATCACAGCGTTAAGTTCCAAACGTTAATCGATTCTTTttgttggtggtcttatttttctgatggtTGGTTGCATACAACCTATAatgaatttctatatttcatcaaatgacacaaaatctgtggcccccctggatccatcttggggccccccagtttgagaaccactgacatGTAAATCTGTACAAGCACTTTAACAACACCACAGTTCTGCATGCGATGAGTTTCATTGTAAGTGCATTGACAGTAGTGGGACTCCCTGACGGTTTTACAAAACAGCATGATGTGATGCGCCAGACTTTATGTTTCAGCTGATTCATCTGGAGATCAAGCCTGCCTTCAGACATCAGATCATCAGAGAACTGCAGGTTCTGCACGAGTGTAACTCTCCGTACATCGTCGGTTTCTACGGGGCGTTCTACAGCGATGGAGAGATTAGCATCGGCATGGAGCACATGGTATGGTGTCTAGCAGGGAGAAAAGATTCCGGTGTTTATGAAACGCTGATTGTGTTCGATAACATTGTGGCTGTTAACAGGACGGAGGCTCTTTGGATCAGGTTCTCAAATACGCTGGCAGAATTCCAGAGGAGATCCTGGGAAAAGTCAGCATAGCTGTGAGTAAATGCATCTGAGAGACACTTACACTGGTAATAAAGATAACGTGGGGTTTatatttccagctacagaacgcatacgcttctctctccatgctgagtttgttttcgctggtagtaccaaagattgtcttgtgagagggagatgtatgggtctggaatacttacaattggagcataaaggctaacatggatcacgagaggcacctcagccaatcatagaccggtgtctagtctccttgcGTGGCGATAGCATCGGCCGTTACCAGTTTTTCGCTTAAGGTGGCAAGActttccatggagtggctttggtagtacATTACTCTCCGCGCAGgcgcgtttcagtttgatgacatcacgggtgcgacaggcaggcatccagactttgaaaaagcagtATGCAAACTTGTATTTCATTATTGTTATCTCTGAATTGGTTAAATAaaaagactttgaaaaagctatttcgctttttacaatttaaatgataaaacgatacaacggcaacgatgtaacgcagctgtaacgtatagttatctgggcttggaactataatctaattactattttaggaattataatgcgttaaattactccgttaccaaaaaaagtaatcaaactacagtaacgcGTTATTGCCCAACACTGCTCGAAATACAATAAAGCAAACATGACCTTCTAAATCAAATTGATCGGTGATACTGAAGGTGTCACACAACTGAATTCTTCATTTGTCAAAGTTGATTTAAAGATGGTTTTCTTTCCAACAGGTTTTAAGAGGTCTTGCTTATCTTCGAGAGAAGCATCAGATTATTCACAGAGGTAAAATATCTGAACACACGTGCGTCTTCTGGAACTAATCTGAGCCGAACTGAAAACTGGTTCTGGAGCGGTTCAAGTATAATTTAGATGTAATTATGTGTGTTCGTTAATATCTAATGAAATATTTCCGTTTGCAGACGTGAAACCCTCTAATATTCTAGTAAATTCTCGTGGTGAGATCAAACTGTGTGACTTTGGAGTGAGTGGACAGCTCATCGACTCCATGGCCAACTCTTTTGTGGGCACACGGTCCTACATgtcggtgtgtgtttgtgacttaatcattttgtgttaatatcCCCAAATCTctaataaaatgtgaatttagccatctgtgtgtgtgtgtttgccctTCAGCCGGAGAGATTGCAGGGCACTCATTATTCTGTACAGTCTGATGTGTGGAGTATGGGTCTCTCTCTGGTTGAGATGGCCATCGGCTGTTA
Encoded here:
- the pias4b gene encoding E3 SUMO-protein ligase PIAS4b isoform X2 — its product is MSTEVLEAMGMLEALRVTELRSLLSRMGRNKSGLKKDLTKRVVDLLQNECSYELLFAVQELHKLRQVSKDARRSSKPNPITPGPVETISMPERVSASKPGSLTAVSTENQMIQLPFYQTLETVLPPTPLVPVFGGPLQNSHFRFHLSASQQAQIQNAQICYSESIGVEEDQYPANIGVSVNHANCPVQCSYSSNKPGTEPSRPCRPIDITPLLWVSFTNRFSVTWGNFGKRYSVAVYLVRVVSSQELLTRLRRSSVESLELCRQRENITSFVISRSFGVNGSFTVCEKLNSDQENEITTTGLQVSLMCPLVKMRMSVACRARGCAHLQCFDASFYLQMNERKPRWTCPVCHKYAPFDALCIDSLLCEALESSGEDVEEIEYMSDSSWKPVRQDRSDKESALHPPEHQGNPSPVDRNVVDLTQGSSDDEDFLKEEMVSTHLEDKKVHFRKSGMIKTPRSKSRSRTII
- the map2k2b gene encoding dual specificity mitogen-activated protein kinase kinase 2b, with the protein product MAPKKRPGPIVITGCGETETTSTPIDAASEANIEALQKKLEELDLDEQQKKRLEAFLTQKANLGELKDDDFQHICELGAGNGGVVNKVCHKPSGLVMARKLIHLEIKPAFRHQIIRELQVLHECNSPYIVGFYGAFYSDGEISIGMEHMDGGSLDQVLKYAGRIPEEILGKVSIAVLRGLAYLREKHQIIHRDVKPSNILVNSRGEIKLCDFGVSGQLIDSMANSFVGTRSYMSPERLQGTHYSVQSDVWSMGLSLVEMAIGCYPIPPPDPKELEGIFGRAVMDVGKSKTHGTSPRPRAPGRAVSGHGPVMAIFELLDYIVNEPPPKLPLGIFTPDFQEFVTKCLIKNPADRADLNMLMKHTFIKRSEVEEVDFAGWLCKTVGLNQPSTPTRTAE